Part of the Pieris brassicae chromosome 5, ilPieBrab1.1, whole genome shotgun sequence genome is shown below.
gacgcgaggccgccttgcaagaacgatTAAACCAGGGatgtgacttgccaccgatcggcaccgcagaaaATGGAATAAAGAGGTACATGCCCTGccgaaccacttcggcgacagaggtaGAATCTGGAGTTTTCGACGAATAGCAcgtatataatagtataatataatagtccCAAGGGtgggacgcaaagaaagaccacATTCCGTCCCATTCTGCTGACAACCTGAAAAGTGGGGCCGTGGAGGGCGCCTAGTAGGTACAGTACTCCACACAATAATCCGACGAACCCAGAGGAAGGTCGACGGAGACTTTGTAGAtctgattgattgtttgtgtCTATCCACATCTGTTATTCGTGTAATTGCAGGAACCATTTGTGTCAGGTCAAAGCAAAGTCATGAAAAAACCTACCCGCGTGATCGGTAGTACCAGAGCCAAGCCAGTCGGCATGGAGGGCGTTAAAGTCGCCAAGTATCGTTATTCGTAACCTTATCAAGCAGGTAATCTGTATCCATTTGGTTGTGCTCAATGAGTTGGTCAGTTTCGgtgtttcggtatttccgctttACGTGCGTAGAATTGCAGATGGTCATtacagtctacgcgcagccataGGTTAGATAGGTCCGATCCTTCAAGcgtcccgaggcgacgagaacagatatcctcccTGACGTACACGCACGCAACTCCCGCCCACGGCACAAAGGTATATTGCAATTTGTACCAGGGATAGGACATTATCAGCCGAAGAGCATAtgtgagtctcagtaaggaagaataaggccggcttcgcagtttctgTGAAATAACCgctgtcacaggttatttcaccagcggGGGATGGGGTagtcacgtcccgacgccgACAAACGAAAGTAGAAAGACGAAAATTATAGTTCGTGTCGACAAATTGTCCCCCCAGGGGCCTTAGTCATGATGATTAACTTAGAAATCTTGAATAAGATTCTAGAAGTACTTTGATTTGACGATTGACAAATCAAAGCTATTACGCAAAAAaggaaatttgtattaaattttttcacttttttacttattacttTTTGATTCACGATAAAAAgtcaaatatacataattgtaGGCAAAGTCTGCAATTTTTGTTTACGATGGATAGTGTAGGAGATATACCCAAAAACGTGTTTTTACCCCTTTTTCCATGATGGCGGCCGGGGGACAAGGGCACCAACCCCACAAACATGAGTTTATGTTTGTATTGTCCTCCTCCATGtcccataaataaaattgcgtaCTCTAGAAAAAGGTTCAGTTTGGCCCTCAAATTGTTTTCAAACATTTCAAtagactatatttataataaacactgATGAAGAACAAGAAATGCAAGGGGAGTTCTTGTAATTGTTTTCTAGTTCTGAATGAGGTTTACGTTATTTGTATGATTAAAATGATAtggtataatatattagtacataaagtaatttacaattgatttattttttatgacataTTTTCCTATCCTAAAACCCATGTATTaacaaaattctttataaaaataagtaatatactTCATgttcattaaaactaaaaacataaataaatactgaaCAGTCTATATCCAAAGacaatatagaatatataataatttagctATAGCTAAAAAGGTCGTCAGCACGTGTCATGGTTAACGTCTACCAAACACCAACTgtgcttaaaggtctcgttaccagcccatataattaaaaaaaaccaacaaCTGTCAATATTGTTTTCACGCTTGGTTATTGACTGATGAGTGACTATCATTgcactttatttttcaaactGTAAGTTTGCAAATTTTCTTCATTCACATTTGAGGACCTAAGAAACGCAGGACGTTGTAATTGTTCCTTCCAGTTATTATAAAGTACCTTCCAACGTCGTATCAAATTTTGGATCTGTACGCGAAGCTGCTAAACGCAATAGAATCAAAATGACTTTGGGAACATACAACAGGCATCAATCAGCAAAGAAGAGGTGATTTTTTGCTTTTAGTAGTtctctatttttttaactttgtctTATTTggattctgtaataatttctCCACAGGCAAGCGAAACTGGCAGCCGCATTTCCCCAAGGGATAAAGTGCCAAAAATGCCTGGAGTATGGGCACTGGAGCTATGAATGTACCGGAAAGCGCAAAGTTTTGGTTCGACCCTCGCGCACTcaagttttgaaaaaaaatttgaaggCCAAAAAGGACAAGTGCAGGTAGGCtttgagaaatatttttgtctacccacattttatactaaaaatctaGTTCTAGAACATTTAATCAGTTCTTTCACCTActtctgttttataaaatatcctaTTTCAGTGTTATGTACTTGTCTTCAATGGAGGTATTTGATTATTAGATttgatatagataatatttagatattttatatgtagtaGTAGATTACTCCATacttattctttatttatatcacattatattataattgaaacatAATAAGATTGATCATTCGTTGAattattttactgtttaatattacagtagtaatagtaatttaaataatatgtttgtaATACTTAGCTTCATAAAAGATTTCATGTAGCTTTcctattttgaatttgtaaaaTGTGAATGTTTTACAGTGGTGGCAAATGTGATCTTCCTACTAAAAAGAAACGCAACAACTGTCAAAACTGTTCTGATGATGGCTCCACATCAGAATCGTCATCTAACAGCTCATCATCAGACAGCGAGTCAGACAGTGGTAGCGAGGATGAAAGTGGTAGCAGCAGTTACTCTGACAGCAGCAGCGGATCAGAATCTGACTCCGATAGTGACTAATTGTTTGTAAAGTTATAACTATATGAGCAGTGTAATATGacatcttaattttttataagtatatttttcctTATTAACATGAATAGACATTCtcttattaacaaaaaaaatatgaatactcATTTcagtgttttataattaaattcatttagaACAAGAATTGAGAAAATATTAGACTAATCAGACATATCAGTATTATCATTCAAAAATGTTAAAGATCATTTTgagtatttctttaatattctttttctAACAACATTTCATTTCTTTCTTACTATTTCTTCTTATTTAGACATTGCTCGTTAGTTAAATAATGCTggtcattaaaaaatatggatatttttttatttgtagacttgattgatttattacatttagaaTTTAGCATGTTGATGAATGTTACCTGATTTagtgtttattgtttaatgaatgtattattatggctctgttttattgtaaattattgtgtcaataattattgtagGCACAATGtacagtaatatttataatctatgaTGAGtctcaattaatttaaaagtatatattaatgattttagaGTTTAACTCTGGTAGTGTAAGAGGCTTTGTAATTAatgctaattttattttgttaagacTGTGTAAATTTCTTAAgataaattttagatttaaaagcCATACAATTTTGATGTcgagatattaataaaaataataatttgtaaatgtggtttaattttccttttttatgaATGTGTTCATTGGccataaaagtatttcatacAAATGTTTGGTATCAGGACACAGTTTCTATGATCTTTCGAAACAGCTTTagaagtttaaatattttaataatatttaagcctGCCAAAgggttttgtttataataaaatgaagctgtagtaaaagaatattatcttcatcacaaatttattttgaaatatacaaaaataatcctattactaaaaacttaaaatgctTAAACATACAATTCAAAATTGTTAGAATGCATGATTTAAAAGGTGGGTATGTATGttcaacatatttaattttgtactaTGGTGACGGCTGATCCAGCCTGTACAACAATACTGTGATGTAGAATCAAGGCGGTCGTACACATCATAGGCTCAACATCTAGATTAAACCAActcaaacatttataaaattgattatgAGAATTATGTGGGAGATTGctattgtgtaaattaaaaaccaatCTTTTACttggtaaattattttcttatttaaaaccatgatttaaaatacaactatataatattgaaaaatcactttaaaaaatttatatcttgaattaaattatgttattcttTCTGTGATGTGAATATGAAATTAGTGTCAAACTCCATACAAAAATTGATATGATAGCTCTTCAATTAGATTTaggtttattattaacatttaagaATGTGGTACTTAGGCTGTGTCCATAATTTGTTGAGTTTTTGACtagatattgtatatttgGCGGAATTTTTATCAGGTCAATGGGTTTTCCTATTTTAGTGTCAAAGCCagttaaaatactaataaaaagtCCATGGATGACAAATAATGAGCATTTCTATGTACTCGTAGGTACTTCTGGCAATAAATGCACAATGACTTTCCTTTTAGCATCGTAACTGAAGTTATTTATCTTGAATATCCGACTATCATAAAAGGGTTTGAGGTCTGTGATGTTAATCTGTCTCGCTCGTTCTAAGAGGTCTCTTTCTGATATTTCTATGGTTGGTTGTGTGTAATTGTGTAGACCTCGCATATAGGCTAGTTGGTCTATGGTTAGCTGGCGGAGAATGTAGTATAGCAACTCGCTGTGGTCCTTCTTGTATGAGAGGTACTTCTGGAATGTctgaaataacaatatatatatattagcgCTTCTATAACCaggtgattatttatttacatgtacACAGTGGTAagactgtattttttttaatgggaacagtgttaattaaatttacattaatcaTGTCAACACTTATCAGACCATTTTCGACCTTACGACTTCTTTGTGGATAAAATTAGAAACCTGAAAATCAGTTACCAAGCAGGGATTGTACAAACACGGTATATTTCAAGCCATTAGTTTAAGAATCATATCTAgccaatgtttttaattttgtcgGGCAAATGATTGGAATTGGATCTCAGTTAATATAACATGTATTACTTGTGAGATACATTGTGTTTATATGTGATGGCAGAGTCAATGATCGAATGCTTTGTTATatgatttgattatattttgatttgatcttaaagttatttcaataattccAACCAACTAATCGCAATGGTTTCTGGCGTTTTTATGCAATATTTTGTCTATGCAATGTAAAGTTCTTTTGTAATTAAGATTGCAGTTGGCTCACTTCTAAACATGCaagaattattacaaaaaataatctgtGCGGCTGGTTTTATAGTTCGATACTTATCATTGATCGTCATCGTGAATGATATGTTATCATTTTGATGACGCCTAgcaaaaactaattatattagttaGCATAACTCCCACGCCGGACAAGCTTATTATGGAtcataatagaaataatatacctGTCTCATAGCCCGCATGACACTGTATTTCTGTGTATCAACGAAGCTCTCGAGCATAGAACGAATGGCTAAGTTCACGTCTTCTTCATTCACTTGACCACGTAAATGCATACGTGCGTGGGCTTCACTCATACGTATTACTGAAATTcatagatctttaattattgttatttttatggttaaataagtcgacggcgtgcgtcaggcacagaaggctgatcacctacttgcctattcgatttacaaatgatcatgaaacagatacagaaatctgaggcccagatcaaaaaaggttgtagcgccatggatttttaaaaaatgcttttcTCTTTTGCTTTATCAAAGAACACCCCGAAACACTTATTATCCTCCACTTATAACCACATTCTTAgcgtaataattgtataaaaaatgttttttgagaatttttttatgagtaAGATCACAATAATGTCTCGCAAAGCTTTAAAGATTGACTTGCAATTGTTTAaggtaatgtatttaaaaacaatatattcataaaaaggggaaattaattgttataagaCTTAAGATTTAAGCTCTTACCAGATTCAATATGTCTGACGGTAATAGGGAGACTCCCGGTGGCCAACGACTCCTGTCGCAATTGACTGTACATTTTGGCGACTTTATCTTGGTccatgttctataaaaaatatactaaattataCCCATGTAAagagaataataatatgagaacttaatttttattcgcTTATTTTTGTAAGTATTCCATAATTATGTACTAAAAATGTTCTTCACTCACTCTATTATACACACACGCGTcatctttttataataaaaaaaaaatcgaagacacataatgtaaattaataacatttatagcTATAATTTCTGAACGATGGCTCTCTCACTCTCTTTTATCGATACTTCTAGTGTGTTGTATAGCTTTCGTCTAAAATAGActatcttattttataaattatggaCCTTACGATCAGGCTAGAtgaatttactaataaggatattGAACATATGGATCAGTCGAGTCGATTAGGGCTTCAAATACAAGCACACTCACAGAAACTTATTAAGGCAAAGGTATAAACAACTTGGTCTGATTTTAGTcgaaaattctattaaattttaaaatgttcaaaaGTAGTTATAGTGACATAACTAAAATAGTTAGACACATGCTATCgcgacatttttttatattgatatgttatttaaaattgttgaaCATTTATTTGTTCTATCATTAATAGTTTTCGTAGCGCATACGatgaaatatattctaaagacaattttttacacCTTGGGTAACAGTATTGTAGTTTTAGTAGAAATCCTTGCAATAGCCTAtattattcagtgataatGAAGCCTTtaattgatgattttttttaaatcggtcCAGTACTTTTGAGCCAATTCGttacaaacaaactaacaTAGAAATCTTTTCCCTTTAACATATTAGCATATATTAGTAAAGATAGAATAGGAAAAAACATACTTGTAATTTCGGATGAACGTTTTCCCTGGAATACACGATATATTTCTTCAGTAGATCCTGTGGTAATGTGTTCTCATTTTCAGTGGCGTCCTCTAGCGCTGTACCACGGTGGGTTGGATGATGTCGGATGTGGGAGCTGACAACGAACCTACAATAGAAATATATGCAAGTTCTTTAGACTGATTCGGCCGTGTCTCTATTGAGACTTGATTGTATAGGAAGCGTACACTATTCATGGCTGAGATTTTATGCGAGGGTtactcataaaaaataaaatgaaataactattagaaaatataatataaacgattttgaaACAAATGGTTTCATCAGTATAATACTAGTaacagaattaatttaactaggctccagaagataaaccactccttatatagaaattgtattcgtttttacaacaaactcccaaacgaaattagttagttaattatcactgaataaatttatagctctcgttaaacgtaaattccGTTCCGTTTCACAATTTGATAGTTTACAATCTTACGTAAAATTGTAAGCAGTACGTTGAGGTTCACAATCTCGCGAGATAGTTTACAAACTAacggtatttacaattttacggtgacatatatacgaatatttccgtgaccacgcacgctgtaaagcacgagaaacgtcagaaaaatttaaatttagaattatgtaaataattataagtttctaacaataatacattgttaaaaactttaactttaatccgttcaaaaagtgtttttcttaatgtgtaaaagctctttttaacaaaagacaatacgaATATTTCTTACTTGGCCAAATGCGCGTCCTGCATTGGATCAGCTTCATCTCTCACAACACAGAGTACATCGAAACGCGATAAAATCGGCTCCGACAAATTCACATTCTCACTGAACGTTAATGACGCGTCATAACGACCACCGATGGGATTGGCTGCTGCGATTATTGAGCACCTGTTaacgtaacaatatatatttcaaacaaGCTATTGACagacttaataacaacgtttacgattttttttaaattttgatctAGAGGCCGTTCAAATATTACGTAAGCAATATAGAGGAGaagcccccccccccccttagatttagttatttggtgattacgtacGGTTTTACgcataaaaaagttactttatttttttatttatttattgtataaatgatcttaatacaaaggaagttggtgtggtggaaaaacaaactgtacacagtttatctgtccaccaggacgtcgaacatgttttaatcattaacatatatatatatactaaggccaggcTATTTGTCTCAAAAAACATTGCATTTTGTACTTACTTTCTAAAGGTTctaaacatacaataggcaATAAACCTTGCgatataatattcattatatttaaccTTATATACTATGAGCACTGGCGTTTAAACTAGGCCTAGCCTGTATGTTTAATGCATATTAACCACACATTGTCTTACTTTTCCTGGCAAGTGGAAGGGATggggataaattgcagtaaaactgcttacgtaatacttgaatggcgtaacaaaaaaaaaatcataaacgTTGAATTAAAAGTTGAAAACACTCCAGATACCAGGGATTCAAATCAAGGGATCTCCCACCACAATTCGGTAATAATGTGATCAAATAGAATTAGACTTTTAGAATAAGCTTacaaataacttatataatataatctaaatttaaagCTGGAAACCCTACCTCGCATGTAGTGATGTAACAATTCCAGCCTTGGATATCGATATCGACTGTTGCTCCATAGCTTCGTGTATGGAGGTCCGAT
Proteins encoded:
- the LOC123709995 gene encoding zinc finger CCHC domain-containing protein 10; this translates as MTLGTYNRHQSAKKRQAKLAAAFPQGIKCQKCLEYGHWSYECTGKRKVLVRPSRTQVLKKNLKAKKDKCSGGKCDLPTKKKRNNCQNCSDDGSTSESSSNSSSSDSESDSGSEDESGSSSYSDSSSGSESDSDSD